ACAACGCGCGCTGTTTGTCCTCAGGGAAAGCCAATCCCGACATGGCCACCACCTTGGCCACTTGGCCGTTGGGAAACTCCCGGATTCGTCGGATCGCCTCCAATCCGTCCATCCCCGGCATCTGGATGTCCATCAGAACGGCATCGAATCGGCTCTGGCCAAAGGCCATCACCCCTTCCGCTCCACCACAAGCCGTTTTGACTTGCCAGCCCGCGGCGACCAGAAATTCCTCGACCGTCTCCCTCAGATCCGTATTGTCTTCCACCAGCAGAATGGTCGTGCCGGACGATGGCGCTTTTGGCCGCACGAAAGCGGCGGGCAGCATGTCGCAGGCACTTTCGCTGCCTTCCCAGGGAATTTCCAGCCGAAACACCGACCCCTTTCCAGGCGCGCTCTGCAGCACGATGCAACCCTGGTGGGCTTCGGCCAGCCGTCTGGACAACGCCAAGCCGAGGCCGGCGCCACCATGGGCGCGCGCAAGTCGATTGTCCAATTGAACGAACGGCTGGAACAATTTCGACTGCGACTCTTGCGCGATTCCCGGCCCCTCGTCCCAGACCTCCACCCCCAGACGCTGCTGATCCACATCGCCTCGCAAGCGGATTCCGATCCTGGAGCCTTCCGGCGAGAACTTGCAGGCATTGGACAAGAGATTGAGCAGAATTTGTCGGATGCGCAGCGGATCCACATGCGCGACCATCGGTCGGTCGGGGATGTCCTGGACCACCTCGATCCCTCTTCCTTGGGCCATGTCCCAGATCGAACTCGCGCATTGGCGAGCGAGCTCGCCGACGTCTGCGGATTCGGGGTGGATGGTGAAACTACCCGCGAGACTTCGGGAAAGATCCAGGATGTCGTCGAT
This DNA window, taken from Fibrobacterota bacterium, encodes the following:
- a CDS encoding response regulator, with the protein product MERSFRAILETAREGMWIARADGNTVWANGAMAKLLDIAPDQMVKARLDRVLPESLMKAAAAGNVGAEEHPITCQGGTIRWVLVSAGPVPVEMEGGGGIYAICTDISARRRAEAEVMRLNEALERRVEERTSELAGSNERLASALRSREEFLAAMSHELRTPLATMLNVSESLRAGVHGSLESQQDARLALLERNGRHLQSLIDDILDLSRSLAGSFTIHPESADVGELARQCASSIWDMAQGRGIEVVQDIPDRPMVAHVDPLRIRQILLNLLSNACKFSPEGSRIGIRLRGDVDQQRLGVEVWDEGPGIAQESQSKLFQPFVQLDNRLARAHGGAGLGLALSRRLAEAHQGCIVLQSAPGKGSVFRLEIPWEGSESACDMLPAAFVRPKAPSSGTTILLVEDNTDLRETVEEFLVAAGWQVKTACGGAEGVMAFGQSRFDAVLMDIQMPGMDGLEAIRRIREFPNGQVAKVVAMSGLAFPEDKQRALSTGADLHLSKPVHLSSLHEILLKLCDRA